One window of Rasiella rasia genomic DNA carries:
- a CDS encoding BaiN/RdsA family NAD(P)/FAD-dependent oxidoreductase produces the protein MKNIYDIIIIGGGAAGFFTAINAAEFRPNAKIAILERGKEVLTKVKISGGGRCNVTHAEFNPQDLTQNYPRGEKELLGPFHSFMTGDTIAWFEKRGVPLKIEEDGRMFPTSNSSETIINCFTSETERLGIGVLKGQSVKQILKEEERFQIITASETFSSKKVVVATGSNPKIWKVLSALGHSIVPPVPSLFTFNINDNRIANLQGLATDVCIEVLSEENKTVLESEGPLLITHWGMSGPAILKLSAWGARVLEPTKYHFTIRVNWLQYLSAEDALERLIELKLENPKQTLQKYTQFDLPKRLWQSLLKAADIIETQIWADVTKKQLTNLASQLTRSEFKVEGKSTFKEEFVTAGGVQLKEVNFKTFESKLLPNLYFAGEVLNIDAITGGFNFQNAWTGGYMVAQALTKES, from the coding sequence TTGAAAAACATATACGACATTATAATTATTGGCGGTGGTGCTGCGGGTTTCTTTACGGCTATAAATGCCGCAGAGTTTAGACCTAATGCTAAAATAGCCATTCTTGAACGTGGTAAGGAAGTTTTAACTAAAGTTAAAATTTCTGGTGGCGGACGATGTAATGTTACCCATGCTGAGTTTAATCCGCAGGATCTTACACAAAATTATCCGCGGGGTGAAAAGGAATTACTCGGTCCCTTTCATAGTTTTATGACGGGCGACACCATTGCCTGGTTTGAAAAACGTGGAGTGCCTCTTAAAATTGAAGAAGATGGACGTATGTTTCCTACGAGTAACAGCTCTGAGACTATTATTAATTGTTTTACTTCGGAAACAGAACGATTAGGTATTGGTGTTCTAAAAGGGCAATCTGTAAAACAAATTTTAAAGGAGGAAGAACGCTTTCAGATAATTACTGCTTCCGAAACTTTTTCATCAAAAAAAGTAGTGGTTGCAACAGGAAGTAACCCAAAAATATGGAAGGTGCTTTCGGCATTAGGACATAGTATCGTGCCACCAGTACCTTCGTTATTTACATTCAACATAAACGATAACCGTATTGCTAATCTTCAAGGGTTGGCAACAGATGTTTGTATAGAGGTGCTTTCCGAAGAAAACAAAACAGTATTAGAGAGTGAAGGTCCTTTGCTAATTACCCATTGGGGTATGAGCGGCCCCGCAATTTTAAAATTATCGGCCTGGGGAGCTCGTGTATTGGAGCCAACAAAATATCATTTTACAATCCGTGTTAATTGGCTGCAATATCTTTCTGCCGAAGATGCTTTGGAGCGATTAATAGAACTCAAACTAGAAAATCCGAAACAAACACTACAGAAATATACACAATTTGACTTGCCTAAACGGCTGTGGCAAAGTTTGCTGAAAGCAGCAGATATAATCGAAACCCAGATTTGGGCAGATGTTACTAAAAAACAATTAACCAATTTGGCTTCTCAGCTTACAAGAAGCGAATTCAAGGTTGAGGGTAAAAGCACCTTTAAAGAAGAATTTGTGACCGCAGGAGGTGTTCAGCTTAAAGAGGTAAACTTCAAGACTTTTGAAAGTAAATTACTTCCCAACCTTTACTTTGCCGGCGAAGTATTAAATATAGATGCTATTACAGGCGGATTTAACTTTCAAAATGCTTGGACAGGGGGCTATATGGTTGCTCAAGCTTTAACAAAAGAATCATGA
- a CDS encoding diphosphomevalonate/mevalonate 3,5-bisphosphate decarboxylase family protein, translating to MSTKQFIPTLDFTTIENGSVSAQAPSNIALVKYWGKYGAQLPQNASVSFTLSACRTETTMHFKKITTATDFSFEVYLDGSREEGFEPKIKKFFQRIEQYVPFLKDYHFRIETKNTFPHSSGIASSASGMGALALCLTQLEVLLGGDNTKAYYTTKASFLARLGSGSASRSIEGPLVVWGNHPNIEHSSNFFGIGYPYSIHSNFSKYQDTILLVDKGEKQVSSTVGHDLMNNNPYAEARYKTANSNLAQLITIFETGAISEFIKIVESEALQLHGMMMASMPYFILMKPNTLEIIDSIWRYRKETGSKVCFTLDAGANVHVLYPYSEKAAVQKFIATSLAQYCKNGEYIHDAVGLGATVQ from the coding sequence ATGAGCACCAAGCAATTTATTCCTACTTTAGACTTTACAACCATAGAAAATGGAAGTGTTTCGGCACAAGCACCAAGTAATATTGCGTTGGTGAAATATTGGGGTAAGTATGGTGCGCAGCTTCCGCAGAATGCTTCCGTAAGTTTTACACTGTCGGCGTGTAGAACCGAAACTACCATGCATTTTAAGAAAATTACAACCGCTACCGATTTCAGCTTTGAGGTATATTTAGACGGTAGTCGTGAAGAAGGTTTTGAGCCTAAAATAAAGAAGTTTTTCCAGCGGATTGAACAGTACGTTCCTTTTTTGAAAGACTATCATTTCAGAATTGAAACCAAGAATACCTTCCCGCATAGCAGTGGTATTGCAAGTTCTGCGAGTGGCATGGGTGCCTTGGCATTATGCTTAACACAGTTAGAAGTGCTTTTAGGTGGCGATAATACAAAGGCGTATTATACTACCAAAGCATCTTTTTTAGCTCGCCTAGGCTCTGGTAGCGCGTCTAGGAGCATTGAAGGCCCTTTAGTGGTATGGGGAAATCATCCCAATATTGAGCATAGTAGTAATTTCTTCGGAATAGGCTATCCGTATTCCATTCATTCAAATTTCAGCAAGTATCAAGATACTATTTTATTGGTAGATAAGGGGGAAAAGCAAGTTAGCAGTACAGTGGGTCATGATTTAATGAACAATAATCCGTATGCCGAAGCGCGCTATAAAACGGCAAATAGCAACTTAGCGCAGCTTATTACCATTTTTGAAACGGGAGCTATTTCAGAATTTATAAAGATAGTGGAGAGCGAAGCACTTCAATTACACGGCATGATGATGGCGAGTATGCCTTATTTTATCTTAATGAAGCCTAATACGCTCGAGATTATAGATAGCATATGGCGATATCGCAAAGAGACGGGTAGCAAGGTTTGTTTTACACTAGATGCCGGTGCTAATGTACATGTGTTGTATCCATATTCTGAAAAAGCAGCAGTACAAAAATTTATTGCCACCTCACTCGCTCAGTATTGCAAAAATGGAGAATACATACATGATGCCGTTGGTTTAGGAGCTACCGTACAATAG
- a CDS encoding DUF1697 domain-containing protein yields the protein MTQYIALLRGINVGGHKKFLKSEQLEMLAQMGFANAQVYLHTGNWIFSTSTSAQDVSATIVRAIQKKFGWEVPVLVFTTSEIEDIFNNCPFSEDVREKSYFTLLAEVPRKESIDRLQTLSYTGEEFHVTKTCVYFYPEEGAGKAKLNNNIFENKLKVVATSRNYKTMAKLIEIGTK from the coding sequence ATGACACAATATATTGCGCTTCTCCGTGGTATCAATGTTGGCGGACATAAAAAGTTCTTAAAATCTGAACAGCTCGAAATGCTTGCTCAGATGGGGTTTGCTAATGCGCAAGTATATTTACACACTGGGAATTGGATTTTTTCCACATCGACATCTGCTCAAGATGTTTCAGCTACTATTGTACGTGCGATACAAAAGAAGTTTGGTTGGGAAGTGCCTGTTTTGGTTTTTACTACTTCGGAAATAGAAGACATTTTCAACAATTGTCCTTTTTCCGAAGACGTTAGAGAAAAAAGTTATTTTACCTTGTTAGCGGAAGTGCCACGTAAAGAAAGCATAGACAGATTGCAAACTCTGTCGTATACAGGAGAAGAATTTCATGTTACCAAAACATGTGTTTATTTTTATCCAGAAGAGGGAGCAGGAAAGGCAAAATTGAATAATAATATTTTTGAGAACAAACTAAAAGTTGTTGCCACTTCCCGTAATTACAAGACAATGGCAAAACTTATTGAGATAGGAACAAAATGA
- a CDS encoding T9SS type A sorting domain-containing protein encodes MKHITSVLLVLIFSYATIVAQTYTTPNTGVDWTLTDIANASPSTIAVNGNEFTLQENLVIAENDKLRIDADAIVLFEDSLLLTVFGEFDVTADETMFLAADTNLPYEGFRFEEFSVINIQNATIKNGGGLRVLTEDFTINNCVISENVDGGATTGAVISLSRGAPEITNNEITFNALPAISSAANSEVSAIISGNYIEGNNTLNTNRPQINLGTTSNTEDLQIIDNIIVGNPLHTEVGGIAVANLVGGAIRAVISGNEIRNNRYGITILGSNAIVEISTNLIEDNNTQNNPNLGGSGININATTNDVEINAFINEIRRNLWGVTLQGEASINLGDETNVIGENVFSENGNNGEVYALYNNTPNTISAINNCWEEGVENTLALAESVIFHKVDDNTLGEVLFDPVGCVVLAIPENAFESFRFYPNPTKNTLSFDANFSIETVEIFSTNGVSVFRTPILENQNEITFNLPSGIYFVSFATANNQIVRKLLVQ; translated from the coding sequence ATGAAACACATTACTTCCGTTTTACTAGTCTTAATTTTTAGTTACGCTACGATAGTAGCACAAACGTACACTACGCCTAATACAGGTGTAGACTGGACCTTAACAGATATTGCAAATGCAAGCCCATCTACCATTGCCGTTAACGGTAATGAATTTACACTTCAAGAAAATTTGGTTATTGCCGAAAATGATAAATTAAGGATAGATGCAGATGCTATAGTTTTGTTTGAAGACTCACTTCTACTAACTGTTTTTGGCGAATTTGATGTAACCGCAGACGAAACTATGTTTTTGGCTGCAGATACCAATTTGCCATACGAAGGCTTCCGTTTTGAAGAGTTTTCGGTTATTAATATTCAAAATGCAACAATTAAGAATGGTGGTGGTTTGCGTGTGTTAACCGAAGATTTTACAATTAATAATTGTGTGATTAGCGAAAATGTTGACGGCGGAGCTACAACAGGAGCTGTAATTTCCCTTTCAAGAGGTGCGCCAGAAATAACCAATAATGAAATAACATTTAATGCATTACCTGCTATAAGTTCTGCAGCAAATTCTGAAGTTTCTGCCATCATTTCTGGAAACTATATAGAAGGAAACAATACATTAAATACAAATAGACCCCAAATTAATTTAGGGACAACAAGCAATACCGAAGATTTGCAAATTATAGATAACATAATTGTTGGTAATCCGCTACATACCGAAGTGGGAGGTATTGCAGTTGCCAACCTTGTTGGAGGTGCCATAAGAGCCGTTATTTCTGGTAACGAAATCAGAAATAACAGATACGGTATTACTATTTTAGGAAGTAATGCAATCGTTGAAATTTCTACAAATCTGATAGAAGACAACAATACGCAAAACAATCCCAATCTTGGCGGAAGTGGTATTAATATTAATGCTACCACCAATGATGTTGAAATAAATGCGTTTATAAATGAAATTCGAAGAAATTTGTGGGGTGTTACTTTGCAAGGAGAGGCATCCATTAATCTAGGTGACGAAACGAACGTGATAGGTGAGAATGTTTTTTCTGAAAATGGCAATAACGGTGAAGTTTATGCATTGTACAATAACACACCTAATACCATCTCTGCTATAAATAATTGCTGGGAAGAAGGCGTAGAGAATACCCTAGCACTGGCCGAAAGCGTTATTTTTCATAAAGTAGACGACAATACCTTAGGAGAAGTTTTATTTGACCCAGTAGGTTGCGTTGTGTTAGCTATTCCTGAAAACGCCTTCGAATCCTTCAGATTTTATCCCAACCCAACAAAAAATACTTTAAGTTTTGATGCAAATTTTTCTATTGAAACGGTAGAGATTTTTTCCACAAATGGAGTCTCAGTTTTTAGAACACCCATCTTAGAAAATCAAAATGAAATAACATTTAACCTTCCTTCAGGGATTTATTTTGTTTCGTTTGCCACTGCCAACAATCAAATTGTTAGAAAGTTGCTAGTTCAATGA
- a CDS encoding dipeptidase, with translation MKSATPYIEEHKQRFIDELIELLKIPSISADSAYKADVIKTADVIKESLEKAGCDHVEICETPGYPIVYGEKIIDKNLPTVLVYGHYDVQPPDPLDLWDNPPFEPVIKKTELHPDGAIFARGSCDDKGQMYMHVKALEFMTSTGQLPCNVKFMIEGEEEVGSESLGWFVERNQEKLSNDVILISDTGMIANDIPSITTGLRGLSYVEVAVTGPNRDLHSGLYGGAVANPINVLTKMIASLHDENNHITIPGFYDAVEVLSTEERAKMAEAPFSKEAYCKSLDIEDVYGEAGYTTNERNSIRPTLDVNGIWGGYIGEGAKTVIASKAYAKISMRLVPNQDWVRITELFKKHFESIAPKGVTVEVSPHHGGQAYVTPIDSRGYQAASKAYESTFGKTPIPQRSGGSIPIVALFEKELKSKTILMGFGLDSDAIHSPNEHFGIWNYLKGIETIPQFYHYFTEMSK, from the coding sequence ATGAAAAGTGCTACACCTTACATTGAAGAACACAAACAAAGATTCATAGATGAGCTAATCGAGCTCCTAAAAATACCGTCTATATCGGCAGATTCTGCTTACAAGGCAGATGTTATTAAAACAGCAGATGTCATTAAAGAAAGTCTTGAAAAGGCAGGTTGCGACCATGTAGAAATCTGTGAGACCCCTGGCTATCCAATTGTATACGGAGAAAAGATTATTGACAAAAACCTTCCTACCGTACTCGTGTATGGCCACTACGATGTGCAACCACCAGATCCACTAGACTTATGGGACAACCCTCCTTTTGAGCCCGTGATTAAAAAAACGGAATTACACCCAGATGGAGCCATTTTCGCACGAGGAAGTTGTGACGATAAAGGTCAGATGTACATGCACGTAAAAGCATTAGAATTCATGACAAGCACAGGACAACTTCCCTGTAATGTCAAATTCATGATTGAGGGTGAAGAAGAAGTAGGTAGCGAAAGCCTTGGCTGGTTTGTAGAACGCAATCAAGAAAAACTCTCCAACGATGTCATTTTAATTAGCGACACAGGCATGATCGCCAATGATATCCCTAGTATTACCACAGGACTACGCGGACTCTCATACGTTGAAGTTGCCGTTACGGGACCAAATCGCGACTTGCACAGTGGTCTATATGGAGGTGCCGTAGCTAATCCCATAAATGTGCTTACAAAAATGATTGCCTCCCTGCATGATGAAAACAACCACATCACTATTCCTGGATTTTACGATGCCGTAGAAGTACTTTCTACAGAAGAACGGGCTAAAATGGCCGAAGCTCCTTTCAGCAAAGAAGCTTACTGCAAATCGTTAGATATTGAAGATGTATACGGCGAGGCTGGTTATACTACCAATGAACGCAATAGCATTCGTCCCACACTAGATGTAAATGGTATTTGGGGTGGATACATAGGCGAGGGAGCCAAAACCGTAATTGCCAGCAAAGCGTATGCAAAAATTAGCATGCGTTTAGTGCCTAATCAAGATTGGGTGCGAATTACCGAACTCTTTAAAAAACACTTTGAAAGTATAGCACCCAAAGGAGTTACTGTAGAAGTTTCACCTCATCATGGCGGACAAGCATACGTAACACCAATAGACAGTCGTGGATATCAAGCGGCGAGCAAGGCGTACGAAAGCACCTTTGGCAAGACCCCTATTCCGCAGCGAAGTGGTGGTAGTATTCCTATCGTGGCACTTTTTGAGAAAGAACTAAAAAGCAAAACAATTTTAATGGGCTTTGGGCTAGACAGCGATGCTATTCACTCACCTAACGAACATTTTGGTATCTGGAATTATTTAAAAGGTATAGAAACCATCCCTCAGTTTTATCACTATTTTACTGAAATGAGTAAATAA
- a CDS encoding PhnA domain-containing protein, with product MSLEREVTKRAESRCELCGAEEKLNVYSIPETPVRIEGAEGAILICSTCQSQLDAEDRDANHWRLLNDTIWSPVPAVKVLSWRMLHRLKSEGWPQDLLDMMYLEEDEKEWAAAAGDAEDKSKQLVHRDSNGNILQAGDSVVLIKDLKVKGSSMIAKQGTAVRRISLDHENETYIEGKVDGQQIVIITEYVKKI from the coding sequence ATGAGCCTAGAAAGAGAAGTCACTAAAAGAGCCGAAAGTCGCTGCGAATTATGTGGAGCGGAAGAAAAACTGAACGTTTATAGCATCCCTGAAACACCTGTGCGTATTGAAGGTGCAGAAGGAGCTATATTAATTTGTAGTACCTGCCAATCTCAGCTAGACGCAGAAGATCGCGATGCAAACCACTGGCGCTTATTAAACGATACCATCTGGAGTCCTGTTCCTGCGGTAAAAGTATTGTCTTGGCGTATGCTACACCGACTAAAATCTGAAGGGTGGCCGCAAGACTTGTTAGATATGATGTATTTAGAAGAAGACGAGAAAGAGTGGGCTGCAGCTGCGGGTGACGCAGAAGATAAAAGTAAGCAGCTAGTACATCGAGATAGTAACGGCAATATTTTACAGGCAGGCGACAGTGTGGTGCTTATAAAAGACTTAAAGGTAAAGGGTAGTAGTATGATTGCAAAGCAAGGTACGGCAGTGCGTCGTATTTCGTTAGACCATGAAAACGAAACCTATATAGAAGGAAAAGTAGACGGACAGCAAATTGTTATTATTACGGAGTACGTGAAGAAGATTTAA
- a CDS encoding adenylate/guanylate cyclase domain-containing protein, producing the protein MTLLSAKTRYYFQRILPFGIIWLVLAWMFLSTEYAALGDFAHGPKTAIKVTPLILLFACSAVFVIGCIVGVLEVFFVNRLFEKRSLPQKIIGKFCIYAVLLSILILVSYLIAASIEMDTSIFDKKVWKRYTEFFFSITYVSTLLQVGFSLLLSLLYAEISDNLGSQVLLNFFTGKYHKPTRESRIFMFVDMKDSTTIAEAVGSTTYFKLLQSYYYDFSNAIINNYGEVYQYVGDEIVITWKVKKGLNQNYCVRCFFDMEKALQNKSKFYLRKFGVVPQFKAGMHCGEVTTGEIGALKKDIFFTGDVLNTTARILGLCSTYQKNLLLSKELVKQLSLGSEYVAEDLGSPQLKGKVNSINVMSVEQVSQ; encoded by the coding sequence ATGACACTTCTTTCTGCTAAAACACGCTATTATTTTCAGCGAATACTTCCATTCGGAATAATTTGGCTGGTGTTGGCTTGGATGTTCTTATCTACAGAATATGCTGCCCTGGGGGACTTTGCTCACGGTCCGAAAACCGCGATAAAAGTTACACCCCTTATTCTACTCTTTGCTTGTAGCGCTGTATTTGTAATTGGTTGTATTGTAGGTGTTCTGGAAGTGTTTTTTGTAAATCGCCTTTTTGAAAAAAGGAGTTTACCTCAAAAAATTATAGGCAAGTTTTGCATCTATGCGGTTCTGTTATCGATATTGATTTTGGTTTCTTACCTTATTGCGGCTAGTATCGAAATGGACACTTCCATTTTTGACAAGAAAGTCTGGAAAAGATATACCGAATTCTTTTTTAGTATTACCTATGTTAGCACTTTACTTCAAGTTGGATTCTCGTTGTTACTTTCATTATTATATGCTGAAATTAGTGACAATCTTGGGTCTCAGGTATTGCTAAACTTTTTCACTGGCAAGTACCATAAACCAACCCGAGAAAGTAGAATTTTTATGTTTGTAGACATGAAAGATTCTACAACCATTGCAGAAGCTGTAGGCAGTACTACCTATTTTAAACTATTACAATCGTATTACTACGATTTTTCGAACGCTATTATTAATAATTATGGAGAGGTATATCAATATGTAGGCGATGAAATTGTAATTACTTGGAAAGTTAAAAAAGGCCTCAACCAAAACTATTGTGTTCGATGCTTTTTTGACATGGAAAAGGCACTTCAAAACAAATCAAAATTCTATTTACGAAAGTTTGGTGTGGTTCCACAATTTAAGGCAGGCATGCATTGTGGTGAGGTGACAACCGGTGAAATTGGCGCCTTAAAAAAGGATATTTTTTTTACTGGTGATGTCTTAAATACTACTGCACGTATCTTAGGTTTATGTTCAACCTATCAGAAAAATTTGTTGCTATCTAAAGAACTGGTTAAACAACTATCGTTAGGATCCGAATATGTGGCTGAAGACTTAGGAAGCCCCCAACTTAAAGGAAAAGTAAATAGCATTAATGTGATGTCGGTTGAGCAAGTATCTCAATAG
- a CDS encoding endonuclease/exonuclease/phosphatase family protein, which yields MIAIYILSLIFIISPFLPATGNPHWFFRTADFIRLQSIAIEILLLAALSFFGWKFSTLEYIIAIGLVFSILYQLHKVYKYSSFHPRKKPDFPSDGHVSIFAANVLQDNKEFDSFLAECANYNADLILTMESNTDWEKGIASLEKTYPYSVKIPLENYYGMHLYSKKELKNITTQFQVEEDVPSIFFTYELENGEEVFFTCLHPAPPSPTENDTSKERDAELMLTGNHIREVDKPTVVCGDMNDVVWSRTTRLFKKMTGMIDPRIGRGFFPTYHAGYWFMRFPLDHLFHTKDLFVKTMIRSKNFGSDHFGMYYEIHLKKKVETPPNPNLNGEEKEEIEALIDRVD from the coding sequence ATGATTGCCATATATATTCTTAGTTTAATCTTTATTATCTCGCCTTTTTTACCGGCGACTGGAAATCCGCATTGGTTTTTTAGAACGGCAGATTTTATTCGTTTACAATCTATAGCCATTGAGATTTTATTGTTGGCAGCACTTTCTTTTTTTGGTTGGAAATTTTCGACATTAGAGTATATTATTGCCATCGGATTGGTGTTCAGCATACTATACCAATTACACAAAGTGTACAAATACAGTTCTTTTCACCCTAGAAAAAAACCGGATTTTCCAAGTGATGGACATGTCTCAATATTTGCTGCTAACGTACTTCAAGACAATAAAGAATTTGATAGCTTTTTGGCCGAGTGCGCTAACTACAATGCCGACCTAATTCTTACTATGGAATCTAATACCGATTGGGAAAAAGGAATAGCTTCACTAGAAAAAACATATCCGTATTCGGTTAAAATCCCGTTAGAAAATTATTACGGTATGCATTTATATTCTAAAAAAGAACTAAAAAATATTACAACTCAGTTTCAGGTTGAAGAAGATGTACCCTCCATTTTTTTCACATACGAATTAGAAAATGGTGAAGAAGTGTTCTTTACCTGTCTTCACCCCGCTCCACCCAGTCCAACAGAAAATGACACTAGCAAAGAGCGAGATGCCGAACTAATGCTCACTGGCAATCATATTAGAGAAGTTGACAAACCAACCGTAGTGTGCGGCGATATGAATGATGTGGTTTGGAGTAGAACCACGAGATTATTTAAAAAAATGACGGGCATGATAGACCCACGAATTGGTCGAGGTTTTTTTCCAACGTATCATGCCGGATATTGGTTTATGCGTTTCCCGCTAGATCACCTTTTTCACACCAAAGATCTATTTGTAAAAACAATGATCCGTTCTAAAAACTTCGGAAGCGATCATTTTGGAATGTACTATGAAATTCATCTTAAAAAAAAAGTAGAAACACCACCTAACCCTAACTTAAATGGAGAAGAAAAAGAGGAAATTGAAGCATTGATCGATAGGGTAGACTAA